Part of the Canis aureus isolate CA01 chromosome 3, VMU_Caureus_v.1.0, whole genome shotgun sequence genome, cctgggctgaaggcggcactaaaccgctgagccacccgggctgccccgaagcTTACAGCTTTAGAGATCCAGGGGGTTGAGTCCAAATTGGTGGAGCTGCTCCTTGTACTTGGCGTGAAGTCTCAGCACAGCCCCATCCCACTGAGGCCTGACTGCTCTCAGCTTGGCTAAGAGTTGGTCCAGGTTGCCCTGTGGACACCAAGCTTCAGGCtccaggaagggagagagggtaGAGCAAGGGTTTCCCTGGGCTGGTCTGCGAGCTTTCCTCCTAGCATCTTCTTCAGGTTCTTACTCTTACTAAGTAAGTGTGGTTGCGTGCCTTGGCTGTCTGCCCTCGGGGCAGAGCAGGGTTCTCTGTGGAgatgcttctccttccccctggtCTCCCATTGATGACAATGATAGTATGAACTAGTTGGGGTTCAGGGGAATGGGGGAGTCCTAGCTACTGGGGTGGTAGGGCTTCCAGAGGTGGTGGTGCTTACATGTAAGATTTCCTCGTACTTGGCCTCCATGTCCACTACATGGGCCCGAAGCTGAGCCAGAGTCTGGTCCCGCTCTCCGAGGGCCCGTTCAGCCTCTTGCTGCGCAGCCTCAGCTTCCCTCTGGCACGTCTCTGCAGGGCAGggcgggaggaggaaggggactgGGTAAGTGACATTCTACTTGTGAACAGAGTCTCCAAAGACACCTCAAAAGCAGAACTTGAATGGGATCATTccagactcccccccccccccaggatcaTCAATTTTCCCATAGTTCGTATAAAGATCTGACATATACCATTGAGGTACAGCAGAGAGAGCAGTAGGCTTGGGATGAGAAATGTGCGTCCAAAGTCTGGTTGTCACTTACTACCTGTGTAACTTTGGGTACAtctctctctgagactcagtttcttcatctttaaagagAGATTGATACAAACCTTACAGACTTATTGTGAGTTAAATGTGAGAGTGTATGGGGAAAAATACCTAGTATGTACAGGAGGTGCTCCATAAATGCTGATcgaatttaaatttgaaataaggCAAGGATTATGAAAGGAATTCAGGGTCCGCATGGCAGATAAGCAACTCTTGGGTATCTGTAGCTAAGCTGAGGCTAttttaggggcccctggctgactcttggtctcagggtcatgagtttgagccccacattgggtgtggcgcctagtaaaaagaaagaaagaaagaaagaaactgaggctatTTTAGGTTAAGGAAACTCTGAGGTCACAATTGTGAAAGATCTTATGTGTCGTGCTAAGATAGTTCAACTTTATCCTGTAaccaagagagaaaggaaaaacttCCTGTCCTTTACATTTTTGCTTCTCTAAAAGGTTTATTCTTTGATTTAGCAAGTAATTATGTAGGGCTTGGCATGCCCAAGGCATTGaggatatgaaaataaataagtcaaatatCTTTTCTTAGTTTGCATTGTAAACATCAGCTAAGAGGGAATATGttttgagacgcctgggtggctcagcagttgagcatctacctttggcccagggtgtgatcctggagtcccgggattgagttccacatcaggctccccatatagtgactgcccccctctctctgtgtctctcatgcatgaataaataaataaaatcttaaaaaaaaagaaggaatatgtTTCTTTCATGACAGACATGGCAGTGGAAGGGAGGAAGATCCAGGTTTGGAGAGACCATCGAGAGAGGGAGACAGTGTGAGACTCTCCAGTTTCTTTAGTTCCATCTTTGAGATTTTGGCCATCTTGAGCCCTCTGCTGCAATCCTCCACGGTGAGAGAGTCAGGGGGGACAATGGTCCAAGAGCCTCGATTGCAGTCTTCTAGAGAAGGACCATTGTAAGTCCATCCCTGCAGGCTGGACCTTGTCAGTGCTCTTTGGAGAGAAAGGGCTTAGGGGGTGGGGAAGCCTACCCAGCTTCTTCCGAAGGCCCATCACTTcttcctcctgctgcctcctgtGGGTCTCCATTTCCTTCTGCAGGGCTCGGCACTGACGACACATCTCTGTGGTGAGGGCAGAGGGTGACCAGGGCCCCGGGTGTGGATGGAGTggtggagaaagaaagggaagttgtggggggaaggggggaagggacTGCTTTGTCTGGTGGGAACAAGAGCATTAAGGTCTTCTCCGTTCCCAGGATTCTGAGAAGCTTTCAGAGCCTGAATACCTGGAGAGAAGCTCAGAAATCACACCCCTCTCCCTCACCCAGCTCAGGACCTGGATTCTAGCCTTTTTCCCCACTCACTCTCACTACATGAATGAGACAAAggtcatgtaattttttttggtgATCCATATCACAGGAAGTGCTTTTTGTAATCCATAAAGCACATGGCATTGGGCATCCTGGAAGGTTCCTGCCTCTGGGTCCCAGAGGCCTTCCTTTGGTTCCTTCAAGCCCCTGCCTGATTCACACTGAGCCAGGAAGGTTGGCGCTAGTCAATAGCAGGTGGAAATCCTCCTCGGTTCCCTTCTTTACATCCTCTGGCCCCCTTGATTGTCCTTTTCCAGGTCTCTGCCCACCTGTCTGACTGACCACACACCTGCATAGATGGCCTTCCCCTCACTTCGGGCCTCCTCCAATTCAGCCTCCAGCACTTGCAGCCTCCACCTGAGCTGGTCTTCAGAGGCTTTGGCTCTGCGAGCCTCATCCCTCCGCAGAGCTGTGAAAAGTCTCAGAGCAGTGCTCACAactggccggggtgggggtggggtggggtgggctgaaTCAGGCCCCGTGGGATTGATGGACTCTGCCCACCTCTGGGAACCTGGTGGGAGATTCCcagcctctcattctctctctgagttggttggttggtttttcccCCCCTAGAATCCCATGAGCTCTTCATTGCTAAGAAGGAAAAACTTCACGTTCTGCTTATAAAAATATAGGTAGGTATGCTCACCCACCTTTGCTGTCCACCCCTTCCTCACAATGTCAATCTTTTATCTATCAGGGAATGAGGGAGAGGTCGGCTCAGCCTCCCACCATGGCTCCAACCCTACAAACCTCCAGCATGCAAAATCCCCCATTGCCCCATCTCTGTTGTCCCAGAGTTTGTACCCTTCTTACCCAAGTGGTCTTGGAGCAACTCCTTTTCCATCACTGCCAGCCTGTGTGCGTATTTGACCTCCACATCTGCCCTAGCAAGTTGGCAGAGCCTCAGTTTATCATGATCTCAGCCTTCCTCTCATCTCCCCGTCCTCATTCCACACCCTGACCTTTCCTCCTGTGGCTCTGAGGACCTCTAAATGAGGGATCTCTGATTGCAGAGTCTGCTGAGTTCACCCCTGTGTCCTGGCTGCCCAGCACAGAGTATACTCAGAATACGGGTGATGAGTATGTTAAGGAAGGCACAGAGCCAGAAGGGCGGCCACAGAGTGGATGCATGCTAATTCCCCCAATTTCCCAGCTCCATGGAACcctggctggggcggggggggggggggggggagatgaaGGGGGAGGGATATGAAAGCTTCATCTTATCATTCAGAGGGCTGCATTCTCTCTGGAGCACCTCTGTTTGGTCTCTAAGCTAGAGCATGACTCACCAGCACCtgcattctctttcttcttctgtgcaccagttttcttccttttttctttggtcTTAGGTGGCAtctccttgctgtcctggggagggagaggactcATATTTAAGGCTAGACATAGGGCTGCTTTCCTGACCCTAGGCGTCCCAAGAGAGTTGGAGTTCTAGTCTCTGAGTCTGTCTCTTATACTTTCCAGGAGCTTCCATTCTTGGTCTCCTTGGAACCTTAGTCAaggctggggtgtggggagggtggAGCTATTTCTTTCTACCCATCAGGTTCTGTGGGCAGAAACCATTCCTCTCAATCCTCTTTTGGAGAAAATCAATCTCCCAGTACTCGTCCCTTTCCTCTTCCCATCATCCTTACCCTGCTTCTTCCTACCTGAAGGACCCTCTCTGGCCTCTGTTGTGTCTCCCTGCGGGGTGACCGGCTCacagggaggggcacagagaaaACCCAACCTCGTCGGAGCCCAAGGAGGAGCCTGGGTTCTGGGAACCAATCCAGGGTGACAAAGATCCTTCGAGGGCGGGCCTGAGAACCACAGGGTTGAGTTTCTGGAGACTGAAGGTTGTCCAGGTAACTGGAAAACATGGAGCTCATAGAAGGGTGGTATGTGCCAAGCACAAAGCTTAAGACAGCAAGGTTcttaggggtgggggtgaatgggtgacgggcactgaggggggcacttgacgggatgagcactgggtgttattctgtatgttggcaaattgaacaccaataaaaaataaatttattattaaaaaaaaaaaaaagacagcaaggTTCTGGAGAGTCCACTCTCTCCTATCCGTAAATCCTCAGTGTAGTTGGAGGGGAAAGGGCTTCAGAGCTGGTTAGCCATGCTTCATTTCCATGTAGCACTGCCTGAAGTCTGGAGACTGAGAAGTTACAGATTTCCATATCTGATACGATGCTGTCACAGGAAAATGCTGAAACAGGAAAAGAGCTGACAGTAGCCATCTTGGGCGATTTACATCACTAGGGCTCATGAGCAAGTGCCATTATTAGGCCTCAGGGAGGTATTCTAGAGTGTGTGAGCGAAAGAAATGCAGGAGAAGGCAGCTGAGAGAGTTTCTCAGTTTGGAGagaggagacacagaggagaggaggACCCACAGACTCCAGGGTGCTGACATAAAGGGCTGCAGATGTAGAAGAAAGGGTAGTAGTGGGAGACAAGAGCCATGAGTACTAGTCCTCCCTCCAGTTACGTAAACTTGGGTCAGTTGTTTAATTTTGCTCAACCTCAGTTTCctagtttttattatatatattttaaagattttatttatttattcatgagagacacgcagagagaggcagagacataggcagagggagaagcaggctccctgtggggagccccatgcaggacttgattccaggaccccacgatcatgccctgagccaaaggcagacgctcaaccactgagccacccaggtaccccttagtTTCCTGGTCTTTAAGTCTTTGATTTGGTAAATCCTAAAAGGGCTGGGTTTTAACTGGGAATTCACAGGGCCATCTTCCCTTGCGGGGACTTAATTTAttgcctctcttcctctattcCCTTCTGTGGCTGGTTTTCAGTCAGGTGCTGCGAAACTCCTTTGCTAGGCTTCATGTAGAATTGAGTTGGTCGGGGCTCCCTCTAGTGGACTTGCTTGACCTCAGGAGTCTCCTCAATTTTTCTACTTAAATTATTGggccatgggatccctgggtggcgcagcggtttggcgcctgcctttggcccagggcgtgatgctggagatccgggatcgaatcccacatcgggctcccggttgcttctccctctgcgtctctctctctctttttctgtgactatcataaataaataaaaataaaaaaaaattattgggccATGTTGGGAGTGCCTCTCTCTAGGGGATACTTCCTAGCCTCTTGCTGGGGCATGAGTGGTTGGAAAAATGGTTCTGGGGAAGGGAGTATGATGGGTGACTTGTCCTTGTTAGGCAACCCTCAACCCTCTCTCCTCCAGCCCTGTGTTAGTTATTCTGGAGCTTTTTCATCTGTCTGCTGCCTGGATCTCTGGGAACCATACACTTGCTAGaatgaaaacagcaaaaaacATCAGGGATTTTCCCTTTGTGGATCAAGGAACCTGCAGATTCTCTTGTTatttctctcaatctctgtccCCCTCAACATTTTTGGTCAATTGCCTATCCTCAGGAGCAGATCTGAAGAAATAGCTTTGCGATCTGggttttaaaaatcctttccctGGGGAGTGGAGAGATTCAGATGGGGCTGATTTATGCTTATTTGTCACCTTGGTGGCTGCTGGGTACTTCTCTGATGCTTGAGAGATTTTACAGAGTATAGAGAAGAATACTTGCCTTTTCTGGGGCTTATAGTTCCCGTAATGTAGGGTCAGATAACTTTGTTCACAACTCCCAAATCTGGAGAATACTTTTCTTCTCATCTTGAAGTGTGTTTCATTTATTCTCCCCTCAGAACTCTTTCCTCTGCATAGGAATGCAGGAGAGGTTCCCACCACAGTCCTCTCCTCATCTAGAAGCCTGTTTGGGGTCACTTTTCAGGGAATGATTGGTTTCTGCATTGTGCTGATGCATGCGATGACATTTTGAGGACAGAGTTTACAGAATACAAACAACATATCACGCCTCAGAAgaggatttatttttcaaatatgttcaGTCAACCGACTTTCAGGTGCAGAATGAGGATGTGGTTTGGGTGAAGgtgaaatggaagaagaaaagtgCCCCATGTCACATGATGTGATGATACAAACTGAGCCAGATCTAGAATGACCCAAGAATGCGAATGACATTGTGATCAACAATCCAATCCCCATCCTCAGTATGCTTTGAAAACAAGCCAAGTAAAAATTGTGGTGGTTGGGGGGAAGGtcaatctttccttctttttttcattaacttcagattagaagtgaaaaataagaaagatcatCTCAGCAGAACTCTGTCCTCCTTTGAATAGGATTCCATCTGGGAGTTTTGAAGAGATATAGAGGAAAGAACTGTCACTCCCTCTGCTTTATTCAAATGCGAGAGAgagtttatttgtatatttaaagaaatgtggctttaaaaaaaaattttgatagggcacctgggtggcacagtcagttaggcatctgactcctgatttgggctcaagtcctcatctcagggtggtgagattgagcccctcctTGGATCATGAGCTCAGTGCAGATGGAGTTTGCGGGAGATTCTCTGCCCCTCCATTCACTTGCTCCACTTGTGTGTgccatgcacattctctctctctctctctctctcaaataaataaatcttaaaaaaaagtatgtatttttttcttttttgagaggagggaagggaagagagggaatcttttttttttttaaagcttatttatttattcatgagagacacagagaggcagagacacaggcagagggagaagcaggctccatgcagggagcctgatgtgggactcgatcctgggtccccaggatcatgccctgggctaaaggcagacactaagccactgagccacccagggatcccaaagagagggaatcttaagcaggctctatacccagtgcaagcccaatacagggcttgacctcacgacTCtgtcatcatgacctgagctgaaatccagagtccagggcttaaccgactgagtcacccaggcgccacCAGAGATACAGCTTCTGCAAGCAGAAACAAAGTACAAATTATACAGTTACACTCTATCCAGGTGGTGCCGAAGATAATACAAATTGGAAGCCTTAAAGGAAGCCAGAGATGTGTAGATGAACCAGATGAACTCATATAGGCCCAAGGGTTAATTTCTTACCTGTTACTCCAGTAAATCTAGCATTTGATGATGAGGGGGAAAATACCCTGTGTACCTACAACGTGTTAGGTACCCCAGAAGACCAAAGTCAATGAAATAGCATAGCATAAATAAATGAGGTACCTGTGAGAATGAACAGttagtgaaatttatttttattattatttttaaaaattatttatttattcatgagagacagagagagaggcagaaacataggcagagggagaagagaagcaggcttcctgtgggaagcctgaagtgggactccatcccaggaccccggcaccatgagccaaaggcagatgctcaaccactgagccacccaggtgctcccagttTTGACAGTTATCTTAGAGCCTTGCCTAGATTTTCCTTTGGgagatttcttctctctctctctctctctctttttttttttttttttaaagatttcttctctttctaggcAGGAACTGATAAGAGGAAATTCTGATAGTAAACGATAATGTTGACTCCATAATCAATCTTAGATAAAGGCCATTGAATTTCAAAGCAAGGATGTCTGGCTTATGAGTCCTTGAGTTCAGAGAGATTTTTCTCCCCTCTATGCCAGGAGCACATGATACACTTAATTCCTTAATCAGTTAAGGGCTTTGTGGAAGACCCAGGTAGGGGATCTAAGACAGAATTGAGCATTTAACAGACACGCTAGAGCCTGCAAGCTCCCAAAGAGGAGGCTCAGAATTAGCAAATCAGGGCAGGGCACTTCCTTCTTTTGGAAGAAAagttccccttttttttttcagagtttttccAACAGAACTTTTTAGATTAGAGAAGTGGAAATGACTGGGAACTGCATTTCTGTTCCACGCGGGGAGTGAGTCCTCCCCTGGCCAGGGCCGGCAGCTGCCTCGGGCCTGGGCCGCTGTGGTCAAGGCCTGGAGCTGGCGGAGCTGACCTGCGGGGCAACGCACGGAGCCCAACGCGCTGAGCCCGGGAACCTTAAGCACACACTCAATTCCCAGAAAAGGAACTAGTGTTCAGAAGCCAAAAAGGGGgaagtgttttgttttcagaaggtCAAGGGCCCTGGAAGACGAGCTTGCGGGCTGAGCGTCTCACGCCTTTCTGGGGAGTGATCAGGCTTGAACCATCTGTCACATTCCCGACTTCGTGAGTTCACAGCACCAAGGGGCGGGGAAAAGAACTTCCGTTTCTCTCCCACAATGTGGAGACGCCAATGACTTTAAGCTGTATTTCCTCATCCGTCaggtaagggggaaaaaagaccgGACGTTCGGGGTCTTTCCTACCGCCGCCTGCCTTCAGGTCAATTTTCC contains:
- the DRC12 gene encoding dynein regulatory complex protein 12 isoform X5; protein product: MSSMFSSYLDNLQSPETQPCGSQARPRRIFVTLDWFPEPRLLLGLRRGWVFSVPLPVSRSPRRETQQRPERVLQVGRSRDSKEMPPKTKEKRKKTGAQKKKENAGADVEVKYAHRLAVMEKELLQDHLEMCRQCRALQKEMETHRRQQEEEVMGLRKKLETCQREAEAAQQEAERALGERDQTLAQLRAHVVDMEAKYEEILHGNLDQLLAKLRAVRPQWDGAVLRLHAKYKEQLHQFGLNPLDL
- the DRC12 gene encoding dynein regulatory complex protein 12 isoform X2, producing MSSMFSSYLDNLQSPETQPCGSQARPRRIFVTLDWFPEPRLLLGLRRGWVFSVPLPVSRSPRRETQQRPERVLQDSKEMPPKTKEKRKKTGAQKKKENAGADVEVKYAHRLAVMEKELLQDHLALRRDEARRAKASEDQLRWRLQVLEAELEEARSEGKAIYAEMCRQCRALQKEMETHRRQQEEEVMGLRKKLETCQREAEAAQQEAERALGERDQTLAQLRAHVVDMEAKYEEILHGNLDQLLAKLRAVRPQWDGAVLRLHAKYKEQLHQFGLNPLDL
- the DRC12 gene encoding dynein regulatory complex protein 12 isoform X4, whose translation is MSSMFSSYLDNLQSPETQPCGSQARPRRIFVTLDWFPEPRLLLGLRRGWVFSVPLPVSRSPRRETQQRPERVLQVGRSRDSKEMPPKTKEKRKKTGAQKKKENAGADVEVKYAHRLAVMEKELLQDHLALRRDEARRAKASEDQLRWRLQVLEAELEEARSEGKAIYAEMCRQCRALQKEMETHRRQQEEEVMGLRKKLDCNRGSWTIVPPDSLTVEDCSRGLKMAKISKMELKKLESLTLSPSLDGLSKPGSSSLPLPCLS
- the DRC12 gene encoding dynein regulatory complex protein 12 isoform X3; translation: MSSMFSSYLDNLQSPETQPCGSQARPRRIFVTLDWFPEPRLLLGLRRGWVFSVPLPVSRSPRRETQQRPERVLQVGRSRDSKEMPPKTKEKRKKTGAQKKKENAGADVEVKYAHRLAVMEKELLQDHLALRRDEARRAKASEDQLRWRLQVLEAELEEARSEGKAIYAEMCRQCRALQKEMETHRRQQEEEVMGLRKKLEDCNRGSWTIVPPDSLTVEDCSRGLKMAKISKMELKKLESLTLSPSLDGLSKPGSSSLPLPCLS
- the DRC12 gene encoding dynein regulatory complex protein 12 isoform X1; translated protein: MSSMFSSYLDNLQSPETQPCGSQARPRRIFVTLDWFPEPRLLLGLRRGWVFSVPLPVSRSPRRETQQRPERVLQVGRSRDSKEMPPKTKEKRKKTGAQKKKENAGADVEVKYAHRLAVMEKELLQDHLALRRDEARRAKASEDQLRWRLQVLEAELEEARSEGKAIYAEMCRQCRALQKEMETHRRQQEEEVMGLRKKLETCQREAEAAQQEAERALGERDQTLAQLRAHVVDMEAKYEEILHGNLDQLLAKLRAVRPQWDGAVLRLHAKYKEQLHQFGLNPLDL